One genomic window of Desulfuromonas sp. AOP6 includes the following:
- the lysS gene encoding lysine--tRNA ligase, with protein sequence MEELNDLLLQRRTKVDDLRQQGVNPYANDYPVAHTSADVLAAHENQDAEALKDSPHHYTLAGRIMARRDFGKAAFIQVQDRKGRLQVYVGRDTVGEEAFEQFRRLDIGDIVGFSGKPFRTKTGELSVRAEQIRILTKSLLPLPEKWHGLTDVETRYRQRYLDLMVNPEVREVFQKRTRIIRLIREYMENHDFLEVETPMMQPIAGGATAKPFVTHHNTLKMDLFLRIAPELYLKRLVVGGFDRVFEINRNFRNEGISIQHNPEFTMMEFYQAYATYRELMDFTEKLICRVAQEVVGSLVFTYGGREVNLTAPWDRLTLKESIVKYGKIDPAILEDRDRSLTYAKSLGLELDDHIGFGKLLTEIFDEVVEPNLWNPTFITEYPTEVSPLSRKNEQNPDVVDRFELFIVGRELANAFSELNDPVDQKDRFTKQLAEKEAGDEEAHAMDEDYVRALEYGLPPAAGEGIGIDRLVMLLTDSASIRDVILFPQLRRESK encoded by the coding sequence ATGGAAGAACTGAACGATCTGCTGCTTCAGCGGCGCACCAAGGTAGACGACCTGCGTCAGCAGGGAGTCAACCCCTATGCTAACGATTATCCGGTCGCCCATACCTCCGCCGATGTGCTGGCTGCTCATGAGAACCAGGATGCGGAGGCGTTGAAAGACAGCCCGCATCACTACACCCTCGCCGGCCGCATCATGGCCCGACGAGACTTCGGCAAGGCCGCTTTTATCCAGGTCCAGGATCGCAAGGGTCGCCTGCAGGTCTATGTCGGCCGCGACACGGTGGGGGAGGAGGCCTTTGAACAGTTTCGGCGCCTGGATATCGGCGATATCGTCGGCTTTTCCGGCAAGCCTTTCCGCACCAAGACCGGAGAGCTGTCTGTCCGTGCCGAACAGATTCGTATTCTGACCAAATCCCTGCTGCCGCTGCCGGAAAAGTGGCATGGCCTGACCGACGTTGAGACCCGCTATCGCCAGCGCTACCTCGACCTCATGGTCAACCCCGAGGTTCGTGAGGTCTTCCAGAAGCGCACCCGCATCATTCGCCTCATCCGCGAATACATGGAAAATCACGACTTCCTCGAAGTTGAAACCCCCATGATGCAGCCCATTGCCGGCGGTGCCACGGCCAAGCCCTTCGTCACCCACCACAACACCCTCAAGATGGATCTCTTTCTGCGCATTGCTCCCGAGCTCTATCTCAAGCGCCTGGTGGTGGGCGGATTCGATCGCGTCTTCGAAATCAACCGCAATTTCCGCAACGAGGGTATTTCCATCCAGCACAACCCCGAGTTCACCATGATGGAGTTCTACCAGGCCTATGCCACCTATCGGGAGCTGATGGATTTCACCGAGAAACTCATCTGCCGTGTGGCTCAGGAAGTGGTTGGCAGCCTGGTCTTTACCTATGGCGGCCGTGAGGTGAACCTGACGGCCCCCTGGGATCGCCTGACCCTGAAGGAATCCATCGTCAAGTACGGGAAGATCGATCCGGCCATTCTTGAGGACAGGGATCGTTCCCTGACCTATGCCAAGAGCCTGGGCCTTGAGCTCGATGACCATATCGGTTTTGGCAAGCTGCTGACCGAGATTTTTGACGAGGTCGTCGAACCCAACCTGTGGAATCCGACCTTTATCACCGAATATCCCACCGAGGTTTCGCCGCTCTCGCGGAAAAATGAACAGAACCCTGACGTCGTTGACCGTTTCGAACTGTTCATCGTCGGCCGGGAGCTGGCCAATGCCTTTTCCGAGCTCAACGATCCGGTCGACCAGAAGGATCGTTTTACCAAGCAACTTGCCGAGAAAGAGGCCGGAGATGAAGAGGCGCATGCCATGGATGAGGATTATGTCCGCGCCCTCGAATATGGCCTTCCACCCGCGGCGGGAGAAGGGATCGGCATCGATCGTCTGGTGATGCTCCTCACCGACTCCGCCTCGATTCGCGACGTAATCCTCTTTCCCCAGTTGCGGCGGGAAAGCAAGTAA
- the prfB gene encoding peptide chain release factor 2 (programmed frameshift) translates to MFRDEKEGLKEIKLKLEELRRYLDVDTKKERIAELEAEIAHPDFWNRGEQAQERLKERTSLHRWVGAWDEAAQDLEDLQVLVELGEAEEDEATLQEIKAVLPDLQQKVAKMEFARMLSGEHDANNAIVSINAGAGGTEAQDWAEMLLRMYLRYCERKGFRTEITDYQPGDEAGVKGATFNVEGEYAYGYLRAEMGIHRLVRISPFDANARRHTSFCSVFVFPELSDDIEIEINEKDLKVDTYRASGAGGQHVNKTDSAIRITHIPSGIVVACQNERSQHKNRAVALKQLKARLYEMEVSRKEEEASVIAGEKKEIGWGSQIRSYVLHPYRLVKDHRTGYEVGNTDAILDGELDGFIEAYLLSKK, encoded by the exons ATGTTTCGTGATGAAAAAGAGGGACTCAAAGAGATCAAGCTCAAGCTCGAAGAGCTGAGGAGGTACCTT GACGTCGATACCAAGAAAGAACGTATTGCCGAACTGGAAGCGGAAATAGCCCATCCGGATTTCTGGAACCGGGGGGAACAGGCCCAGGAACGTCTCAAGGAACGCACCTCCTTGCATCGCTGGGTCGGCGCCTGGGATGAGGCGGCTCAGGATCTGGAGGATCTCCAGGTTCTTGTCGAACTCGGTGAAGCCGAAGAGGATGAGGCCACCCTGCAGGAGATCAAAGCGGTTCTCCCCGATCTGCAGCAAAAGGTCGCCAAGATGGAGTTCGCGCGCATGCTTTCCGGGGAGCATGACGCCAACAACGCCATCGTCAGCATCAATGCCGGCGCCGGCGGCACTGAAGCGCAGGATTGGGCCGAGATGCTGCTGCGCATGTATCTTCGTTACTGTGAGCGCAAAGGATTTCGTACCGAGATTACCGATTATCAGCCCGGCGACGAAGCGGGAGTCAAAGGGGCCACCTTTAATGTCGAAGGGGAATACGCCTACGGCTATCTGCGGGCCGAAATGGGGATCCACCGCCTGGTGCGCATCTCCCCCTTTGATGCCAATGCCCGTCGCCATACCTCCTTCTGCTCGGTCTTCGTCTTTCCTGAACTCTCCGACGATATCGAGATCGAGATCAACGAAAAAGACCTGAAGGTCGATACCTACCGGGCCAGCGGCGCCGGTGGCCAGCATGTCAATAAGACCGATTCGGCCATCCGTATCACCCACATCCCCTCCGGGATTGTCGTGGCCTGCCAGAACGAACGTTCCCAGCACAAGAACCGGGCCGTGGCCCTCAAGCAGCTCAAGGCCCGCCTCTATGAGATGGAGGTGAGCCGGAAAGAAGAGGAGGCCTCGGTTATAGCCGGCGAGAAAAAGGAGATCGGCTGGGGGAGCCAGATCCGTTCCTATGTATTGCATCCCTATCGGCTTGTGAAGGATCATCGGACCGGTTACGAGGTGGGCAATACCGATGCGATACTCGATGGGGAGCTGGACGGCTTTATCGAAGCCTATCTTTTAAGTAAAAAATAA
- the lnt gene encoding apolipoprotein N-acyltransferase, with the protein MKRMRHLLPDRVTAISALSGGLLALSFPRPALSLLAWVALVPLFLVMEKRPFRSGFTAGMAFFGVVLYWLNIVMTTYGRLAPVFSLVAYLLLVAYLSLFFAIVTWAASRLREKSGLSIILTLPVLWVALEFLRSFLLSGFPWASLGYSQNHLLVIQSADILGIYGLSFLLVLSNAVLAQTLRQRCMGLFSVLPWRAWGVFFLLLGLNLGYGHFRQPAFTGPPEKVLRVGLIQGNIDQSLKWDPAYQAETVALYGELSRQAAAKDDLDLIIWPESATPFYFQEGEELAKQVAAVPEDTNAFLLFGSPAYQVINRSFRYLNSAFLLDAQGETLGRSDKVHLVPFGEYVPFGAYLPFIDKLVVGVGDFSPGVISPLPMNGARLGTLVCFEGIFPELARDYVRRGSDLLVNITNDAWFGRSSAPYQHLAMTRFRAIENRVWVARAANTGISAVISPLGVIDRQTPIFERGYLNEEVGLGSTPTVYTRYGDVGPVLALVLAVFWLLRTRRKMRG; encoded by the coding sequence ATGAAAAGGATGAGGCATCTGCTGCCCGATCGGGTGACGGCGATATCGGCGCTCTCCGGCGGTCTGCTCGCCCTCTCTTTTCCTCGCCCCGCCCTGTCCCTGCTCGCCTGGGTGGCTTTGGTGCCGCTTTTTCTGGTCATGGAAAAAAGGCCCTTTCGTAGCGGTTTTACCGCAGGGATGGCCTTTTTTGGTGTGGTGCTCTACTGGCTTAATATCGTCATGACCACCTACGGACGATTGGCCCCCGTTTTTTCCCTGGTCGCCTATCTGCTGCTCGTCGCCTACCTGTCCCTTTTTTTCGCCATTGTCACCTGGGCGGCCAGCCGCCTGCGCGAAAAAAGCGGGCTCTCGATCATCCTGACCCTGCCCGTGTTGTGGGTTGCCCTGGAGTTCCTGCGCTCTTTTCTGCTCTCCGGTTTTCCCTGGGCCTCGCTCGGCTACTCCCAGAACCATCTCCTCGTCATTCAGTCGGCTGATATCCTTGGAATCTATGGCCTCAGTTTTCTGCTTGTTCTGAGCAATGCCGTGCTGGCGCAGACCCTGCGTCAGCGATGCATGGGCCTCTTTTCCGTGCTGCCCTGGCGGGCCTGGGGGGTCTTCTTTCTGCTGCTTGGGCTCAATCTGGGTTACGGTCATTTCCGCCAGCCAGCCTTCACCGGTCCACCCGAGAAGGTGTTGCGGGTCGGTTTGATTCAGGGAAACATTGACCAGTCTCTCAAATGGGATCCGGCCTACCAGGCCGAAACGGTAGCTCTGTACGGTGAACTGTCCCGACAGGCGGCTGCAAAGGACGACCTCGATCTGATCATCTGGCCGGAAAGTGCCACCCCCTTTTATTTTCAGGAGGGGGAGGAATTGGCCAAACAGGTCGCGGCTGTGCCAGAGGACACGAATGCCTTCCTGCTCTTCGGCAGCCCCGCCTATCAGGTCATCAACCGTTCTTTCCGCTATCTCAACAGTGCCTTTCTGCTCGATGCGCAAGGCGAAACTTTGGGGCGCAGTGATAAGGTCCATCTGGTCCCCTTTGGCGAATATGTCCCCTTCGGCGCCTATCTGCCTTTCATCGACAAACTGGTGGTGGGTGTCGGGGATTTCTCTCCCGGCGTCATCAGCCCGCTGCCCATGAACGGAGCCCGCCTCGGCACTCTTGTCTGCTTTGAGGGTATTTTCCCAGAATTGGCCCGCGACTATGTGCGCCGTGGCAGTGACCTGCTGGTCAATATCACCAATGACGCCTGGTTCGGCCGCTCGTCGGCCCCTTATCAGCACCTTGCCATGACCCGGTTCCGGGCCATCGAAAATCGTGTCTGGGTGGCGCGCGCTGCCAACACCGGCATCTCGGCGGTGATCTCTCCCCTCGGCGTCATCGACCGGCAGACTCCGATTTTCGAACGTGGCTATCTTAACGAAGAGGTCGGCCTCGGCAGCACGCCCACCGTCTATACCCGTTACGGCGATGTCGGTCCCGTCCTGGCCCTGGTTCTTGCTGTCTTCTGGCTCCTGCGTACCCGTCGAAAAATGCGCGGTTGA
- a CDS encoding hemolysin family protein — MTGLRGLLFGRRRPMTEKDLQNIIEQSEEEGLINEGEGDMLSSIFEFGDTIVREIMVPRTDMVCCSLTASLDELLEAIISSGHSRIPIYEGSNDRIVGMVYAKDLLRFWGRHNEDLVISQVMRTPFFVPETKNIENLLQDFRTRRVHIAIAIDEYGGTSGLITIEDLLEEIVGDIQDEYDLEEDWLVEEDESTVLVDGRLNIEEVEEHFDIEIPRDKFDTVGGYVFNLLGRIPVRGEELRDGDLHLTVVECDSRKIGKVRVHRESPEYLQESGE; from the coding sequence ATGACCGGTCTTCGCGGCCTGCTGTTCGGTCGCCGGCGGCCCATGACCGAAAAAGACCTGCAGAACATTATCGAACAATCCGAAGAGGAAGGGCTGATCAACGAGGGGGAGGGGGACATGCTCTCCTCCATCTTCGAGTTCGGCGATACGATCGTGCGCGAAATCATGGTGCCGCGTACGGACATGGTTTGCTGCAGCCTGACAGCCAGCCTCGATGAGTTGCTGGAGGCCATTATCTCTTCAGGGCATTCGCGTATCCCTATCTACGAAGGGAGCAATGATCGCATTGTCGGCATGGTTTACGCCAAAGATCTTCTGCGTTTCTGGGGGCGCCACAACGAAGATCTCGTTATCAGTCAGGTTATGCGCACGCCGTTTTTCGTGCCGGAAACCAAAAATATCGAAAACCTGCTGCAGGATTTCCGCACGCGGCGTGTCCATATCGCCATCGCCATCGACGAATATGGTGGCACTTCCGGGCTCATTACTATTGAAGACCTGCTGGAGGAGATCGTGGGAGACATCCAGGACGAGTATGACCTGGAAGAGGATTGGCTGGTCGAAGAGGATGAATCCACCGTCCTTGTTGACGGCCGCCTGAACATCGAAGAGGTCGAAGAACATTTCGATATCGAGATTCCGCGGGACAAGTTCGATACGGTCGGCGGCTATGTCTTTAATCTGCTGGGACGCATTCCGGTGCGCGGCGAGGAACTGCGTGACGGTGACCTGCACCTGACGGTGGTCGAATGCGATTCGCGCAAGATCGGCAAGGTGCGCGTTCACCGGGAATCTCCCGAGTATCTGCAGGAAAGCGGGGAATGA
- a CDS encoding diacylglycerol kinase — protein sequence MKEGMKPSGWIQSVNCAIEGIIWAARSQRHMRYHFVAALVLLFLALFFQVTALEFILLAFAVTLVLFAEMINTALEVFVDLVSPEYHPLAGRVKDVAAGAVLIASIGAVVMGYLALSHYLFPVLGQGLSLLGHPPGELAVVSVLVVTILVVLLKALLGKGTPLHGGMPSGHAAISFSIATSIVLAQVGPVIALLTLGLAAMVSQSRLLLKIHTLREVVAGALLGAGVTWLLFWLFA from the coding sequence TTGAAAGAAGGGATGAAACCTTCCGGGTGGATTCAGAGCGTCAACTGCGCTATTGAAGGGATTATCTGGGCGGCCCGTTCCCAGCGGCACATGCGTTATCACTTTGTCGCGGCGCTGGTGCTGCTCTTTCTGGCGCTGTTTTTTCAGGTGACCGCTCTTGAGTTCATTCTACTCGCTTTTGCCGTCACCCTGGTACTCTTCGCCGAAATGATCAATACGGCCCTGGAGGTCTTCGTCGATCTCGTCTCGCCCGAATATCATCCTCTGGCCGGCCGGGTCAAGGACGTCGCCGCCGGCGCCGTCCTTATTGCCAGTATCGGGGCGGTGGTCATGGGGTATCTGGCGCTGTCCCATTACCTCTTTCCGGTTCTGGGGCAGGGGTTGAGCCTTCTGGGGCACCCGCCGGGGGAGCTGGCCGTGGTCTCCGTGCTGGTGGTCACCATTCTGGTGGTTCTGCTCAAAGCGCTGCTGGGAAAAGGGACGCCCCTGCATGGAGGCATGCCCAGCGGCCATGCGGCGATCTCTTTTTCCATCGCCACCTCCATCGTGCTGGCCCAGGTCGGTCCGGTGATCGCCCTGCTGACCCTGGGGTTGGCGGCCATGGTCAGCCAGAGCCGCCTGCTCCTTAAAATTCATACTCTGCGCGAGGTGGTGGCGGGTGCCCTGTTGGGCGCCGGCGTCACCTGGCTGCTGTTCTGGCTTTTTGCCTGA
- the ybeY gene encoding rRNA maturation RNase YbeY encodes MKIQIENRQKRLKIRKLDLRKVARRILSVSGCPEAELSVVILSDEQIREINRDYLHKDRPTNVISFAMQEGEGAGLNPLLLGDVLISADTAARDAEEAAVSFESELYFLLIHGILHLLGYDHERGTEEQARIMETKEREIFATIRDEFLAA; translated from the coding sequence TTGAAGATTCAGATCGAGAACCGCCAAAAGAGGTTAAAGATAAGGAAGCTGGACCTGCGAAAAGTAGCTCGGAGGATCTTAAGCGTCTCGGGATGTCCTGAGGCCGAACTGTCCGTCGTTATTCTGTCGGATGAGCAGATTCGCGAGATCAATCGCGATTATCTGCACAAAGACCGTCCGACCAACGTCATCTCCTTCGCCATGCAGGAGGGGGAGGGCGCCGGCCTGAATCCGTTGCTGCTCGGCGATGTGCTTATCTCCGCCGACACGGCTGCCCGCGACGCCGAAGAGGCCGCTGTCAGTTTTGAGAGCGAACTGTATTTTCTTCTGATTCACGGGATTCTGCATCTGCTTGGTTATGATCACGAGCGCGGCACCGAGGAACAGGCCAGGATCATGGAAACTAAAGAACGGGAGATATTCGCCACCATCCGGGACGAATTCCTGGCGGCGTGA
- a CDS encoding HDIG domain-containing metalloprotein, producing the protein MTKNERKNESSPRKPKGLPTGFRFSLEDRYVRLLLLFALAVLLTVVIIPKGGFVPDYYAPGDIASRDIKAPRDMLIPDLELTEKKQQEAHDATLALYDFDPKAGQEILDRLLQALKTIQGAKGKGGDSQSMLKEVEGLVGINLTADEVGALAELSPLEEYQVSLRNILIQTLNRQVVGNLQLFEADREKGIVIRDLLTQKEAPGQNLGQVVGLGEAQDFARSKLKTLDGLSEKNRTLVFAVIQKLLRPNLTFNKSETEARKRKAAEEVKPVLFQMKKGEMIVREGEKVTAEHIKKLRALRELGGDLSVFRMGLGMLGGIALLILTAHSFAQINIRKYHPRTRDFLFLTAAFLGLFLLVKIAIFISTALETSFPYIESSTYYYVFPFAVGAVLVRIVLNSEIALIFTLVFSVLMGLLFGNSLFITLYTLVGSLTGAHWVRQCKQRTTLYRAGMWISVANILMILALHLMAGRAMDVQLLYKLGFGLAGGFFCAVIVTGTVPLVEYLFKYTTDIKLLELANMNTPVLRELMIQAPGTYHHSIIVGNLVEAAAEAINANPLLARVAAYYHDIGKIRKPLYFVENIGNLENKHDKLAPSMSALILMSHVKDGAELAREIKLGDPLVDIIRQHHGTALIKFFYDKAKSKEDPGVQQVDEREYRYPGPKPQTREAALIMLADAVEAASRTLTDPTPARIQGMVQKIINNIFIDGQLDECELTLKDLHNIAKSFNRILSGIFHHRIDYPEPAFKEREKDPNKRKNVEDSDREPPKEVKDKEAGPAKSSSEDLKRLGMS; encoded by the coding sequence ATGACTAAAAACGAACGTAAAAACGAATCGTCCCCCCGAAAGCCGAAGGGGCTGCCCACGGGATTCCGTTTTTCCCTGGAAGATCGCTACGTCCGCCTGCTGCTTCTTTTTGCTCTGGCGGTACTGCTGACCGTGGTCATTATCCCCAAGGGAGGATTCGTCCCTGATTATTACGCGCCGGGCGATATTGCTTCGCGGGACATCAAGGCACCCAGGGATATGCTTATCCCTGATCTGGAGTTGACTGAGAAAAAGCAGCAGGAAGCCCATGATGCCACCCTGGCTCTGTATGACTTTGATCCCAAGGCGGGCCAGGAGATCTTAGACCGGCTTCTGCAGGCCCTGAAGACGATCCAGGGCGCCAAGGGCAAGGGGGGCGATTCTCAGAGCATGCTCAAGGAGGTCGAGGGACTTGTCGGCATCAACCTGACTGCTGATGAAGTGGGCGCCCTGGCCGAGCTCTCTCCCCTGGAGGAGTATCAGGTTTCCCTGCGCAACATTCTCATCCAGACCCTGAACCGGCAGGTGGTCGGTAACCTGCAACTCTTTGAAGCAGACCGGGAAAAAGGGATTGTCATCCGCGATCTGCTGACACAGAAGGAAGCGCCCGGCCAGAATCTCGGCCAGGTGGTCGGGCTGGGAGAGGCGCAGGATTTTGCGCGTTCCAAGCTCAAGACCCTTGACGGATTGTCGGAAAAGAATCGTACCCTTGTCTTTGCCGTCATTCAGAAGCTGCTGCGTCCCAATCTCACGTTCAACAAAAGTGAGACCGAGGCGAGAAAGCGCAAAGCAGCCGAGGAGGTCAAACCTGTCCTCTTTCAGATGAAAAAGGGCGAGATGATTGTACGCGAGGGAGAGAAGGTCACTGCCGAACATATCAAAAAACTAAGAGCGTTGCGTGAACTGGGGGGTGACCTGAGCGTCTTTCGCATGGGCCTCGGCATGTTGGGGGGGATCGCCCTGCTCATCCTGACCGCCCACAGCTTTGCCCAGATCAATATTCGTAAATACCACCCCAGGACACGGGATTTCCTCTTTCTGACGGCCGCGTTTCTGGGTCTGTTCCTCCTGGTCAAGATCGCCATCTTTATTTCCACCGCCCTGGAAACCTCGTTCCCTTACATTGAGTCATCGACCTATTACTATGTCTTTCCCTTTGCGGTCGGCGCCGTTCTGGTTCGTATCGTTCTCAATTCTGAAATTGCCCTCATCTTTACCCTGGTCTTTTCTGTGCTGATGGGCCTGCTGTTCGGCAACAGCCTCTTTATAACGCTCTACACTCTGGTTGGCAGCCTTACCGGCGCCCACTGGGTTCGCCAGTGCAAGCAGCGCACGACCCTCTACCGGGCCGGGATGTGGATCTCCGTCGCCAACATTCTGATGATTCTGGCTCTGCATCTCATGGCGGGACGGGCCATGGATGTCCAGCTCCTCTACAAACTCGGTTTCGGTCTGGCCGGTGGTTTCTTCTGTGCGGTGATCGTGACAGGCACCGTTCCTTTGGTGGAGTATCTTTTCAAGTACACCACCGACATCAAGCTGCTGGAACTGGCCAACATGAATACGCCTGTTCTCAGGGAACTGATGATTCAGGCACCGGGAACCTACCATCACTCGATCATTGTCGGTAATCTGGTGGAAGCCGCTGCCGAGGCCATTAACGCCAATCCCCTGCTGGCCAGGGTGGCCGCCTACTACCACGACATCGGCAAGATTCGCAAACCACTCTACTTTGTTGAAAATATCGGCAATCTGGAGAACAAACACGACAAGCTGGCCCCTTCCATGAGTGCGCTGATCCTCATGTCTCACGTCAAGGATGGCGCCGAGTTGGCCCGTGAAATCAAGTTGGGTGATCCTTTGGTGGATATCATCCGCCAGCATCACGGCACCGCCCTTATCAAGTTCTTTTATGACAAGGCCAAAAGCAAGGAAGACCCCGGTGTGCAGCAGGTGGACGAGCGGGAGTACCGCTATCCCGGACCCAAGCCGCAGACACGGGAAGCGGCTCTCATCATGCTGGCTGACGCGGTGGAAGCGGCCAGCCGGACCTTGACCGATCCAACGCCGGCCCGTATTCAGGGGATGGTGCAGAAGATTATCAACAACATTTTCATCGACGGTCAGTTGGACGAGTGTGAACTGACTCTGAAAGACCTGCACAATATCGCCAAGAGCTTCAACCGTATATTGTCCGGCATTTTTCATCATCGTATCGACTATCCCGAACCTGCTTTCAAGGAGAGGGAGAAAGATCCGAACAAAAGGAAGAACGTTGAAGATTCAGATCGAGAACCGCCAAAAGAGGTTAAAGATAAGGAAGCTGGACCTGCGAAAAGTAGCTCGGAGGATCTTAAGCGTCTCGGGATGTCCTGA
- a CDS encoding PhoH family protein, protein MDTSNTRKRFVAEDQRLANLLFGQQNKNLKQVERSLGVRIGSRGLELTIEGEGSQVDLTVRLMAELQALLQEDYPLYPTDIDYAVRILSSDSKASLKSIFLDTIFISARKKIISPKSLAQKQYIDAIRTKDVVFGIGPAGTGKTYLAMAMAVSFLLKKEVSRIVLVRPAVEAGEKLGFLPGDLAEKVNPYLRPLYDALFDMMGMDKGQQLIEQGIVEVAPLAFMRGRTLNDAFVILDEAQNTTTEQMKMFLTRLGFGSRAVVTGDRTQIDLPAGRLSGLVQAADFLQGIDGISLQYFSDRDVVRHPIVQSIVQAYDRACRDAAPQPVAKKD, encoded by the coding sequence TTGGATACGAGTAACACGCGAAAGAGGTTCGTCGCTGAGGATCAGCGCCTGGCGAACCTCTTGTTCGGTCAACAGAATAAGAATCTGAAGCAGGTAGAGCGTTCTCTGGGGGTCCGTATCGGCTCCCGGGGGCTGGAGCTCACCATCGAGGGGGAGGGGTCTCAGGTTGACCTCACCGTCCGGTTGATGGCGGAACTGCAAGCCCTGCTGCAAGAGGATTATCCCCTGTACCCCACGGACATCGATTACGCTGTCCGTATCCTCAGCAGTGACTCCAAGGCTTCCTTGAAGTCCATCTTCCTGGACACCATTTTTATTTCCGCCCGCAAAAAAATCATCTCCCCCAAGAGCCTGGCGCAAAAACAGTATATCGACGCCATTCGGACCAAGGATGTCGTTTTTGGTATCGGTCCGGCCGGTACGGGAAAGACCTATCTGGCCATGGCCATGGCGGTCTCTTTCCTGCTCAAAAAAGAGGTCAGCCGCATCGTGCTGGTGCGTCCGGCTGTTGAGGCTGGTGAAAAGCTTGGGTTTTTGCCGGGCGATCTGGCGGAAAAAGTGAACCCCTACCTGCGCCCCCTTTACGACGCCCTTTTCGATATGATGGGAATGGACAAGGGGCAGCAGCTTATCGAGCAGGGGATTGTCGAAGTAGCACCTTTGGCCTTCATGCGGGGAAGAACCCTCAACGACGCCTTCGTCATACTGGATGAGGCCCAGAATACGACCACCGAACAGATGAAAATGTTTCTCACCCGCCTGGGTTTCGGTAGCCGTGCGGTGGTCACCGGTGACAGGACGCAGATTGACCTCCCCGCCGGTCGTCTTTCGGGGCTTGTGCAGGCCGCCGATTTTCTTCAAGGGATCGACGGTATTTCCCTGCAGTATTTTTCAGACCGTGATGTCGTCCGTCATCCTATCGTGCAGAGTATCGTGCAGGCTTATGATCGGGCCTGCCGGGATGCCGCGCCTCAGCCGGTCGCGAAAAAGGACTGA
- the eno gene encoding phosphopyruvate hydratase — protein MSEIIDIYAREILDSRGNPTVEVEVYLESGAMGRAAVPSGASTGEREALELRDGDKDRYLGKGVIKAVDNVNEIIAEALVGWEASDQAGIDRKLLELDGTDFKSNLGANALLGVSMACAKAAAEEAGLPLYQYIGGANAKELPLPMMNIINGGAHADNNVDIQEFMIMPAGADSFKEALRMGAEIFHALKKVLKAKGYNTAVGDEGGFAPDLKSNEEALQVIMEAIKQAGYAAGEDILLALDVASSELFKDGKYHLENEKQPVKTAAELIDFYEDLVNRYPIISIEDGMAENDWDGWKLMTERLGQRIQIVGDDLFVTNTRILKEGIDKGIANSILIKVNQIGTLTETLEAIEMAKRAGYTAVVSHRSGETEDTTIADLAVATNAGQIKTGSLCRTDRVCKYNQLLRIEDELDEVALFSGKGVFYNLRNK, from the coding sequence ATGAGTGAAATTATCGATATCTATGCCCGGGAAATTCTCGACTCCCGCGGAAACCCCACCGTTGAAGTGGAAGTATATCTCGAAAGCGGTGCCATGGGACGGGCGGCCGTGCCAAGCGGCGCGTCCACCGGTGAGCGGGAAGCGCTTGAACTGCGGGACGGCGACAAGGACCGCTACCTCGGTAAAGGAGTCATCAAGGCCGTCGACAACGTCAATGAGATCATTGCCGAAGCCCTGGTTGGCTGGGAGGCCTCCGATCAGGCCGGCATCGATCGCAAGCTTCTTGAGCTCGACGGCACCGACTTTAAGAGCAACCTCGGCGCCAACGCCCTGCTCGGTGTTTCCATGGCCTGCGCCAAAGCGGCAGCCGAAGAAGCCGGCCTGCCCCTTTACCAGTACATCGGGGGCGCCAACGCCAAAGAACTCCCCCTGCCCATGATGAACATTATCAACGGCGGCGCTCACGCCGACAACAACGTCGACATCCAGGAGTTCATGATCATGCCCGCCGGGGCCGATTCCTTCAAAGAGGCTCTGCGCATGGGCGCCGAAATTTTTCACGCCCTGAAAAAGGTCCTCAAGGCCAAAGGCTACAACACTGCCGTCGGTGATGAAGGCGGCTTCGCTCCCGATCTCAAGAGCAACGAGGAAGCTCTGCAGGTCATCATGGAAGCCATCAAGCAAGCAGGCTACGCGGCCGGCGAGGACATCCTGCTGGCCCTGGACGTCGCCTCCTCTGAGCTGTTCAAGGACGGCAAGTACCATCTCGAAAACGAGAAGCAACCTGTCAAAACCGCCGCCGAACTCATCGACTTCTACGAAGACCTGGTCAACCGCTACCCCATTATCTCCATCGAGGACGGCATGGCCGAAAACGACTGGGACGGCTGGAAGCTGATGACCGAGCGCCTGGGACAGCGCATTCAGATCGTCGGTGACGACCTTTTCGTGACCAACACTCGCATCCTTAAAGAAGGCATCGACAAAGGGATCGCCAACTCCATCCTGATCAAGGTCAACCAGATCGGCACCCTGACCGAAACCCTCGAAGCCATCGAAATGGCCAAACGGGCCGGATACACTGCCGTCGTTTCCCACCGCAGCGGCGAGACGGAAGACACCACCATCGCCGACCTGGCCGTGGCCACCAACGCCGGCCAGATCAAGACCGGTTCCCTCTGCCGCACCGACCGCGTCTGCAAATACAACCAGCTGCTGCGCATCGAGGACGAACTGGACGAAGTCGCCCTTTTCAGCGGCAAAGGGGTGTTTTACAATCTGCGCAACAAATAA